The DNA region TAAGGGGTCAGCCATATCGTGATCCTGTCATGTGGATGAACGGAATTGATAATATAAGACGAATCAACCCCACTTACCTTGTTCCTGAACATGGTGAAGTGATGCTAACAAGGGAAGACAGCTATGAATTGGCTACTGCTTACCGGGACTCCATTGCTTTTATCTATAGCCAAACTATTCGTGGGATTAACAAAGGGTTGAAACCAGATGAAATCGCAGAATCTGTTAAGCTCCCGGAACATCTTGCCAAGCATCCTCGTCTAACGGAAACCTACTTGGAACTAAAGCACCATGTAAAGGGAGTTTATAGCGGGTTAATTGGCTGGTTCAGTATGGACGCAGCAGATATTAATCCTGTCCCCCGTAAAATTCGTGCTCAAAAATTAATACAAGGTTTTGGGGGAATTGATAAAGTCGTAAATTCTGCCAAGGAATCTTTAGTGAATAAAGAATACGCTTGGGCAGCAGAACTTATTAACTATGTTTTGACGATTGCTCCTGACTATGAACAGGCCAAACAAATAAAGGCTGATGCATTAAGGAAAATGGCTTATGTCACGCCAGCTTCATCATCAAGAAACTTTTATTTAACCCAGGCCTACGCTCTGGAAGGAAAGATCGATTTTAATCAAATTCCAGCTGGTTTTTCACCAGTTGACGAGAAAAGAATTGGCGCCCTGCCAATCGTGGAGGCTGTAAGGGTCCTTCAATATCGGATTGACCCTATTAAATCAGCCGGCACCGATGCACAGATAGAGTTACATTTTATTGATAAAAGCGAAACCTTGGGCCTGTGTATTCGAAATGGAGTGGCGGAGTGTGTTCATCATGCATTGCAAAATCCGACTTATTCACTCTCCGTCCAAAGTTCTGACTGGTACAGCTTGATCTTTAAGCGAAATGATTTATCTGCCTTACTATCCAGCGGACGAGTACAACTAACAGGGGATCCGCAGGCATTGATTGGAATATTAGAAATGTTTGAATAAGTTTAAGAGTCCCTACTATCTAATGATTGGGAAGAAATTATTTTATTCAAAAAGGAGAAAAAATGGTTACCAAAAAGTCGATTAAGATTGATACCCTAAATATCTCGTATGTAGATGAGGGAGAACAGGGGGCTCCTCCTGTTCTGCTCATCCATGGTGTACCCGAGTCAAGTATGTTATGGAAGCATCTCATCCCAGGAATTGTTTCGCAAGGTTTTCGGACCATTGCTCCGGACCTCCCTGGATTTGGCCAAAGTGATCGATTTCAGACTGAATCATCATGGGCTAATTATGTCAAATTTATTAATCGTTTTACTGAAGAACTTAAGTTAGAAAAAGTACATCTCATTGTTCATGATTGGGGCGGATTAATAGGTTTACGATGGGCCTGTGATCATATAGAAAAAATCGGCAGTTTAATTATAAGTGACAGTTCATTTATACCGGGATACAGATGGCATCCGATAGCTAGAAAGTGGCGGACTCCTGAAGTTGGTGAACAAGTAATGGAAACGATGGCTGACAAAGAACAGTGGTTTACCAATATGAAGAAAGAAGTTCCTCCAATAGACGAAGAAGTGCTCGAAGACTTCTACTCTATTTACCAAACAGAAGATTCACGAAGGGTCATTCTGGATTTATACCGATCGGCTAGTCCTGAGTTACTGGAACCC from Neobacillus sp. FSL H8-0543 includes:
- a CDS encoding alkyl sulfatase dimerization domain-containing protein encodes the protein MDQMTEQHLKSPYLGAPVDQMTMPHGAFVNKLMGEAYGKRRKSKIRKIGNRITVLERFFLENSVIIEGENSVIFWDTGSNMGIGKKKYQLLRQITDKPVRAIIYSHSHYTNGARAFVPEGEEGKLIDIIGHPDIHKNCMNSGIELGPAFSRNIAQHFGMMLPRTGHDASPINYEGEDGEDKSSGYIRPTYEIKHEEELTIDGVRMQFFYSPSDANDSITLWLPDDDTVITNSILSSLPNMYTLRGQPYRDPVMWMNGIDNIRRINPTYLVPEHGEVMLTREDSYELATAYRDSIAFIYSQTIRGINKGLKPDEIAESVKLPEHLAKHPRLTETYLELKHHVKGVYSGLIGWFSMDAADINPVPRKIRAQKLIQGFGGIDKVVNSAKESLVNKEYAWAAELINYVLTIAPDYEQAKQIKADALRKMAYVTPASSSRNFYLTQAYALEGKIDFNQIPAGFSPVDEKRIGALPIVEAVRVLQYRIDPIKSAGTDAQIELHFIDKSETLGLCIRNGVAECVHHALQNPTYSLSVQSSDWYSLIFKRNDLSALLSSGRVQLTGDPQALIGILEMFE
- a CDS encoding alpha/beta hydrolase encodes the protein MVTKKSIKIDTLNISYVDEGEQGAPPVLLIHGVPESSMLWKHLIPGIVSQGFRTIAPDLPGFGQSDRFQTESSWANYVKFINRFTEELKLEKVHLIVHDWGGLIGLRWACDHIEKIGSLIISDSSFIPGYRWHPIARKWRTPEVGEQVMETMADKEQWFTNMKKEVPPIDEEVLEDFYSIYQTEDSRRVILDLYRSASPELLEPYQKLSAIKSPVTILWGENDPYIHYEFAYKMRDLQYPHAAVHIIPDAGHFIHIEAPQKVVPLVDEHFQTVKNNEQKMIQ